CTCGACAAACTGGAGGATGGCTTAAAAAAAGAGTTTGCGGATCAACTAGGGAACTTAACTTCAAAATTCGAAGGCCTAGTTGAAAAGTTGCCCTTGTTAGAAAACAAAGTGGCATTCGGCAAGACtggaaaaaagtttaagaagaTCGGTGAAAAGTATTATATTATCGAAAATGACGTTCAGGTGGACAGGGTCTCTGCCAAGACTATTTGTTCTTACATTAATGGACGTCTAGTGTCTCTTCAAAATGAAGCGGAGTGGAAGTCACTTACCGAGAACCTGAACAGCGACAAAAACTATTGGATGGACATTACCGACAGTGAAGATGAAGGAAAATTTTTATCTGACTTAACCGAGAAAAAAGCAAGCTTCTTAAAGTGGATGGAGGGCGAACCTAATAATGGAGCTGATAATGATTTTGTTGAAGATTGTGTGGAAATGCGAGGAGATTCTAAATTCTATATGAATGACGCTCAGTGCTCAAATCGGGCTAATTTTATTTGTGAACTCGTAATTTAAATACGAATTTTCAGTTATttcagcaaaaataaaattaatatgattttATACGACGCATATATGGCATTAGCTATTCGCTTGGAACATTATTTTGGAACAGGATCAAATTTTTGGGTAAAAACACATTTCTTTATTGGGTGTGtttctacacagagaaaactaaaaatgaaaataaaacgttttaaaaagcatatataaatcaaaatttgtatGAAGCGTTTTCGATTTTGCGaccgctatagtcgggttggtgtcccgactatctaatacccgtcactcagctaaagggcgtgcgaacgctgtacttgtgttggtgtcccgactacactcataaaaattaatttctaaattttggaaatctcgccattgaatcggcctacctttgaaaatagaaaaaaaatttcttgttattagaaaattgtcctttgaatacagaaaacctttcttgatggaaaaaattcaagaaagaatttttcttaaaaatagaaaaatgaaaatctcatatgtttgttttgccgtcgcagccaaaacatttttgtacgtatttaatgacaaaatcacctttgaatatatgaatgaaatgaccctagaatataggaaagtagccattgacttccttcggctgccgaatgttaacgacaagaaaaacgaagtgggacgaagggcctacccggctaccgacttctctgatcccccgagcgtcagttgtgaaaaaaattcgtgagtgatggacgtgattttcaagcggataagaggtgaagcctttttccgaatattcaaaggtatgtaaatatgtatataattttttgtatagcgggcgtacaattgtatgtatgtaattaaaggatacatttcaaatctctttaccaagcgtataccaatttaggtgaattgttttttagctaagagctacgtacatacatacatttgtacataaatttgtgggtgtacagttctataataactttatcttattactcgcattttatttatttttcagagtgaaaatacctgcagttgcatcagccaaataatttgtttgtagaagctgtaattttgttttaaaaccttctaaggtaagaaaaatatgttgtatttgtttgacatacttatgtatgcatgtaaatatctatgcatgtacgcggctcacccgatctgaaacccgattttcaaccctttcatattctgctcgtctctctcgctcgcttgacctacgcgtcgcgacgtttctctcttcaccttcttaaaactgacacgatctgccctgcttacattcggtctcccttcgcgcaaaggactgtatgtaaatatatatgtatgtatgtacgtgtctctcccgtgcctctctctctctgaaattcgattttcaacccttcattttctacctgtcttgctcctctccctcggtcgtctgtccaacgtgtttgtattttggctattattaacattacattatttcaaaaaagttgttcatctaaaaacaaatcattgatatcccaataactcttttttttatagatgaggaaaggcgaagaaaatggatcaccttgggtcatatgaagttcaacagaccttgggtaataataatgttttcttgagtcaaaaatgtgttatttaaaaatgtttaaatgttaagtgttaaatgttttaaatgtaaataaatataatatgcaaaagaaaaaaccaagttacattttatttttagggtttcagtgttaatataaaacttcctttcaagaaatattatttcttaaatcaagaaataaaatttcttgaaaggaaatttaaacaagaaagaatttttcttgtttaaaaggtgcctttctaaaaaaccctttcttgttttaagaaatttaatttcttgaaacaagaaacaaaccacctttgaaacaagaatcgcctttcttgttttaagaaatattttttcttgtttttatggtggctttctaaaaaaccctttcttgttttaagaaatttaatttcttaaaacaagaaatattttttcttgttttaatggtgcctttcaaaaaaaccatttcttgaaacaaaggtgaggtcgcctttggcaaaaattcaagaaagaattttctagattttaaggaaattcttcgatttttttttatgagtgtaataacactgtgcagcatttttactgttttttaaatttacctcgacaaatttacaaacaaagtttgatgttgtaatggATCtcttcctggtaatattgtattgattataattttactattagactaattggataaaaaaaagttacaacatcaaacttttaaaaacacaaggcggccacactactactattttgaccgcagttgtatgtttttaagttttttgactatgttttctggaatttatttctgccataaaaaaaatcctaaaattattttaagtatggggtttgaaagataaagggtgtatcttttaaaaaactttaacattgaatcaaaccatgcatccatttgcctctgagagctccgcaaagttggccaatttcagcatttttcgaactttgaggtccttttgcgaagaatccttgcgtcggggaacttttttgaaaacgcagtttaacttgggaattcgtaacgaatccaaaaatatagcatccatcgaggtaaatttttgatgctgcatagtgtaatcgtaactcagctaaagggagtgcgagggagatagatatataaattttgattgcgtataactttttaatgaatggtccgatttgaacaatgtataaatatacacaacaaaatggcatttatacttctcggaaatctttagagatgtgggcgcaggacccattttaaaatcgttagtgggcgattgtgggcgttagagggggcgtggcgctcggctaaaataaacttgcgctacgtagcttttgtagtttccgagatctcagcgttcatacagacggacagacggacatggctagatcgactaggctagtgcccctgatcaagaatatatatactttatggggtcggaaacgcttccttctaggtgttacatacttttgcacgaatctaatatacccctttactctacgagtaacgggtataaaaatattttttctcggATGGCCACAGTACTTGTGTGATGAGttctaaaaagtttaaaccaaaaatagatGTTCGGActttttagcaaatatttcatattttgacTACTGTGCTGTGAAGGAGACAATGTAGATGAATTTCTatacacttaaaatttttttttagcaaattgCCTATGGAAGCAAATCCATACTgccgattttttctatatttctggaaaacttcttaaatttaataaattttgattattttatagaaaattttctttaccagtagaaagcGAAGCAAGTCCATtggcgattttttaaaatataggggcaattaatattttgagtgtaaagtaaaagtatataacagctagaaggaagaatcagggtcactagccgagtcgatctagccatgtttgTCTGTGTATCCgtctgtctatctgtctgtctatccgtctgtctgtccgtctgtatgaacgctgagatctcggaaactaaaaaagctagaaagttgggattacccacacatattcttgggtttTCTACGctgcgcaagtttatttcagcggagtaccactcgactatagcgttctctcttgttaaaactaatatttaacaaagaaaaactttaaagaagAAGGAAAGATCAagaatttaatgttaaaataataacaaaacaatgttaaaaaaatgttttatttttttacttcttctgagattaatttttagttaatttcTAAAAGATTTACAccaacaatatatatattgatttttatcagCGCCCAAAAGTTGTTGATTTGAGTTCCAACATTGTGGAAGTATTTATGTAACATGTTGATAAGAGATGACGACAATGGcaaccaaacaaaacaatacTTTTTGCAGATTATTTGAAATTCGGAACCTTatgtacactcagaaaaaaacgcatCCTAAATTTGAGCGCGGTTTATACTTGATTTCGGATAGTATTTTTTGGGcttgttttaagaatgagAATGTTGGGCGTTCTTGAATTAAGAATAAATTATTCTTAAAACCCAAATTATCCGCAAATGTTCTTGATTCCAGAAcataataattcaataaacaGGACTAAACAAGAACGATTTATCCTAAACCCAAGTataatttattctaaaaaaataatttttcatggTAAGCACAAACATTCTTAATGTGATTACTAAAAGTACttaatttcagaaaattagGTTTTAGTATTCTGtaaataagaatgaattattCTCATCAgtagtattaaaattaaaaaataataagcatTTTGACAAGTACAATTTGTGCTTAAGCCAATGTTAAAATGTActaattaatttagttaacGAGTTCCAATAttgattaaagtaaaatagaaTTGGCACTAGACTAAAAAAGattagttcacaaaaactgTATAATGTAGGTACATATGTTTATAAAACACAAGTAgttcaatattattaaaaattaagagtTAGATCCTCAAAacaagcaaattttgttaaatcggagaaaattttgaaattaataattgttattaaatactgtgaaaaacgTGCATCATATATGCCAAAATAcgattcgatttgaaaaacatttaaattcatagctaagaaataaattctcaaaacaagccgattttatgtttaaatcgGGGAGAAAATAGCAAATTACGGATTTTGTGTCACTCCATTTTTAActtgttaagaggtgtttttgttttatattatttaaaactaagaaTTAAATTCTCAACACAAGTACACGTTGTACTTAAATtaagtatgcaaataaaagtacTTATGTAGGTTTTTTGGTCATCGCCGCGTAAGAGCGAGCGTGGCCAAGCTGTTAGAACGTCCGACTGTGGTGCGTGAGGTTGCGGGATCGAATCCTGGGAGAGGTAtatgattttaagaaaaatgtttcgtaagtataaaacacatttttatctACAAATCTTTATACATTTATGAGTAATTAAgtttaagattatacaaaataagtatTGTTAACTAATAAAACAACACAATGATTTATACTATTAgtttaagaatatttcatacTTCATTTGAGCATAGCTTATACCTCATTTACAAGTAAATCGGATTAAAtttgtacaaataataatattaacccTTCACTCTAAagcaattttcattaaatttttaaaattgtttttttattttttacattatttgagTAGAAtttatacttaatttaagtatAATTAATTCTGGGTTCAAGAACATTTCATACTTAATTACGCccgaaaatgttctcaaattaAGAATGTCGGTTTAAGAATAAAACGTGAAAAAACAAGCCCATTTCGTACCTGTCGACCTTTCAAGACCATTTGGGCTTGAAACAAGCACAATGTGCTTGGTTTTGTTTCTGAGTGTACAATGTATATACAGCTTGATTAGGCATTGATTAGACAAATGAGAAGATGCCTATATAATACGGAGAGTGGGGTTCAATTTACTCAGTGTCTACTCTTACTTGCTTCGTAAAAGTCTTAATTCTTTTTCAATATGCGagcattgttaaaaatattccttttAGGAGTTTTTGTCCAAATAACCCTTGGAATAGGATTGGTAAGCTAGTTTTGTCATCTTGCTGACTAAAAGTTTAAattctttcgatttaatttcaGTCTTCCAATGACCTAGAGCGAAGACTCGTGAATCTGGAAGCCCGGCAAATTGCTGATAATGATGCCTTTGAAGAGCGAATTCAAAGATTAGAGAACCACTTGCCCATCCAACGTAGAATTGAAATTACTCAATCCAACCCTGTGAACTCGCATCTTTCTCTGGACAATGCGGAGAATGTTGATATCGAAAAAATGGTTGGTGACAGACTCGACAAATTGAAAAATGGCTTAAAGAAAGAGTTGGCGGATCAACTGAGAAACCTCACTTCGAAATTCGACGGCATTGTAGATAAGTTTCCCTCGATAGAAAATAATGTGGCATTCGGCAAGACTGGAAACAAATTTAAGAAGATTGGTGAAAAGTATTATATTATCGAAAATGACGCTCAGGTGGACTGGGACTCTGCCAAGACTATTTGTTCTTACGTTAATGGACATCTGGTGTCTCTTCAAAATGAAGCGGAGTGGAAGGCACTTGCCGAGAACCTGAAAACCGACAGAAACTATTGGGTGGATATTAATGACAaggaacaagaaaaaaaatttgtatctgACTTAACCGAGAAAGAAGCAAGCTTCTTAAAGTGGCGTGAGGGCGAACCTAATAATGGAggcgatgacgatgatgatgatgacgatgatgacgatgatgattcTGATGATTCTGATGATGTTTCTGTTATTGAAGATTGTGTGGAATTGCGAGGAGAttctaaattttatatgaatgacgCTCAGTGCTCAAATCGGGCTAATTTTATTTGCGAAGCATttgatttgtaatttaaagtaATAATTAGAAGATATTCCACCgaatataaagtttaaaagatGAAATTAAGAAGCGCTTTTTGAACTGGGATGGGTTTCTTATGTCCatgaatataaattttacaCAATTTCGACATTTTGGTAGactgaatttgaatttttttgaattgttGATAAGAGGCAActcaataaaaactatttgttAGCAGCAAGGACcgtaaaaaatcattatttgagattccTTTTTTAGCAGATCTTTTAGAATGTCTTATATAGTTTCAGTGGCTCTCCCATTTCGGTGAGCCTTCTAATGACCTTGAAAATTAGTTTCTGCATAAATCTCTCACACCCAACTCTCATTCCCCACAACACCCCTTTGCCAATAATAAGTtcttaattattgtttattatttatcgcCGATTTATTTTGCAATTACAAACATATGGCTGGACACTCAGAAGCACTGACAATAGGGCGGttcgatttgtatggggccGAAAAAAGTAATGAATCGTCTAGGGGGAACGTAacctttaaaggattctaagccatattggtgaacatacttatggtctaaaatgacgtttgaccccccccccccccccccaacgcgaatgaaaaatacagcTTTTTTTGAGGAAAGTATCTAGTAGTCAGCTCATATGTATtactaaatttgaaataaaaatttgaaatttatattcactcgcactccctttattcgagtgacgggtattagatagtcgggacaccaacccgactatagcgttcgcttttgttttactttgGAATCTTCTTTTCTATTAGTGATTGACTGGACCTGTTTATTCAACATAATGGcatctatattattatatttatattattaacatCATTCCCAAGTTCTTGGAAAATAGATTAATTCTTAGAAGCATCTTTAAGTTCTTGATTTcatttacaaatataaaacatttttggtgACCTATTAACTTATTGTGTTGATTAGAAATGATGACGAAGGCAGCCTAATAAAATACCGTTTGCAagattttttagaatttgGAACCTCTTATGTATAATTTACTTATACAATGTATATAAACAACCTTGATTAGGCATTGATTAAACAAATCCGATGCCTATAAAAAAGGCGGGATAGCGAAAAAAATGTTCAGTGTCTTCTTTTAAAAGCTACGTAAAAGTTCAACCAACACAATgagtgaattttttaaattgttcctTTTCGGAGTTCTTGTTCAAATTACTTTTGGGAGGGGATTGGTAAGCTAGTTTGCTCAACTTGATGATCAAAAGTATTAATTTTGTCGTACCTATTTATAGCAGTACACGAATGACCTAGAGCGAAGACTCGTGACTCTGGAAGCCCGGCAATTTGCTGATAACGATGCCTTAGAAGAGAGAATTCAGAGATTGGAAATCCACTTGCCCATCCAACGGAGAATCTCGGAATCTAACCCTGTGGATTCATCTCCTTCTCTGGAGCAAGAGCATGTTGATAACGAAAAAATTATTGGTGATAAATTCGACAAATTGGAGGATGGATTAAAAAAAGAGTTGGCTGAGCAACTGGGTAAACTTACTTTAAAATTCGACGAAATAATTGGAAAGTTAGCACCGATAGAAAAGGAAAGTTCCAGCAGCAAGCGATCCGAAAAATTTCAGAAGATtg
The genomic region above belongs to Drosophila takahashii strain IR98-3 E-12201 chromosome 2L, DtakHiC1v2, whole genome shotgun sequence and contains:
- the LOC108069506 gene encoding low affinity immunoglobulin epsilon Fc receptor-like, translated to MSEFFKLFLFGVLVQITFGRGLQYTNDLERRLVTLEARQFADNDALEERIQRLEIHLPIQRRISESNPVDSSPSLEQEHVDNEKIIGDKFDKLEDGLKKELAEQLGKLTLKFDEIIGKLAPIEKESSSSKRSEKFQKIGEKYYYIENDVQKDWFDAKDVCSEMEGHLVTLQNEKEWKALAEHLSSDKNYWVDINDKDDENEFISDFTEKKASFLKWREGEPNNGGDDDDINFEDCVELRGDSKFYMNDALCSNRANFICEKSDL
- the LOC108069444 gene encoding collectin-11-like, with amino-acid sequence MRALLKIFLLGVFVQITLGIGLSSNDLERRLVNLEARQIADNDAFEERIQRLENHLPIQRRIEITQSNPVNSHLSLDNAENVDIEKMVGDRLDKLKNGLKKELADQLRNLTSKFDGIVDKFPSIENNVAFGKTGNKFKKIGEKYYIIENDAQVDWDSAKTICSYVNGHLVSLQNEAEWKALAENLKTDRNYWVDINDKEQEKKFVSDLTEKEASFLKWREGEPNNGGDDDDDDDDDDDDDSDDSDDVSVIEDCVELRGDSKFYMNDAQCSNRANFICEAFDL